Proteins from a genomic interval of Microcoleus sp. bin38.metabat.b11b12b14.051:
- a CDS encoding DEAD/DEAH box helicase encodes MSETSQNRPALDLKTIFPFELDNFQREAIAALDAGKSVVVCAPTGSGKTLIGEYAIHQALSRGRRVFYTTPLKALSNQKLRDFRSQFGDEMVGLLTGDISFNRDAPILVMTTEIFRNMLYGTPIGAVGASLTGVETVVLDECHYMNDRQRGTVWEESIIYCSSEIQLLALSATVANSAQLTDWINKVHGPTQLVYSDFRPVPLQFHFANQKGVFPLLDETGKRANIRLVPKKKQQKAERGSIPTPSLADVLSRLDDRDMLPAIYFIFSRRGCDQAVAEVSNFSLVNEAEAAELKRIIDDFLQRNPEAERFGQKEALLKGIAAHHAGILPAWKGLVEELFGRGLIKVVFATETLAAGINMPARTTVISTLSKRTDKGHRLLNASEFLQMAGRAGRRGMDELGHVVAVQTRFEGAKEASYLATAKADPLASQFTPSYGMVLNLLQTHTLEEAQELVERSFGQYLSTLYLQPQQAELDKLQAELAVLEESLAAGGNVSTLEKELAHYEKLQGRLKEDKRLLKTLLQQAEEARIKEMSVAVAFAVLGTVLSLKGKHVPTAKRSHTTPVPAVLVAKIPGSGQAPNLVCLGKDNRWYVVAISDVASLHAQMPRLSVADTLNPPPEMTLRLGQCRLGSEETIAVAQSIPELPAPEPSPEAIEQLQKIEALEAKLEIHPVLEWGNPGTLLKRQRRGEELKKEIRKAEQDLEKQRARYWEQFLNLIDILLNFGCLERVVSPDVNRDESSDRLVPTILGQACAAIRGDNELWLGLSLMSAEFDELDPHHLAAACAALVTEVSRPDSWTHYSLSPEVLAPLDNLQKGLRRRLFQVQYRHEAAIPIWLERDLVTLVEQWALGVEWLELISHTSLDEGDVVRILRRTLDFLSQIPHVPHVADSLRRNACRAMQLIDRFPVNEAATQ; translated from the coding sequence GTGTCAGAAACTTCCCAGAACCGCCCAGCGCTGGATCTGAAGACCATATTTCCATTCGAGCTAGATAACTTTCAGAGAGAGGCGATCGCCGCCCTCGATGCAGGCAAATCCGTTGTCGTGTGCGCTCCGACGGGCTCAGGGAAAACATTAATCGGCGAATACGCCATCCATCAAGCACTCTCCCGGGGAAGGCGTGTCTTCTACACTACTCCCCTCAAAGCTCTCTCCAACCAAAAGCTGCGCGACTTCCGCAGTCAATTTGGAGACGAGATGGTAGGTTTGCTCACCGGCGACATCTCCTTCAATCGAGATGCGCCGATTTTGGTGATGACTACCGAAATATTTCGGAATATGCTCTACGGAACGCCCATTGGCGCTGTCGGTGCTTCCCTCACCGGAGTCGAAACCGTGGTGCTCGACGAGTGTCACTACATGAACGATCGCCAGCGCGGTACAGTTTGGGAAGAATCGATCATCTACTGTTCCAGCGAAATTCAACTGCTCGCTCTCTCAGCAACCGTCGCTAACAGCGCCCAACTCACAGACTGGATTAACAAAGTCCACGGGCCCACGCAGCTCGTCTACTCAGACTTTCGCCCAGTCCCGCTACAATTTCACTTCGCCAATCAAAAAGGCGTATTCCCCCTGCTAGACGAAACCGGCAAAAGAGCTAATATCCGGTTAGTCCCCAAAAAGAAGCAGCAAAAAGCAGAAAGAGGTAGCATCCCTACTCCCAGTTTGGCCGATGTTTTGTCTCGGTTGGACGATCGAGATATGCTCCCAGCAATTTACTTCATCTTCAGCCGTCGCGGATGTGACCAAGCAGTTGCAGAAGTCAGCAATTTCTCCCTCGTTAACGAAGCCGAAGCAGCCGAACTCAAACGCATCATTGACGATTTTTTACAGCGCAACCCAGAAGCAGAACGCTTCGGTCAAAAAGAAGCACTCTTAAAAGGCATCGCCGCCCACCACGCAGGCATTTTACCCGCTTGGAAAGGCTTAGTAGAAGAACTCTTCGGTAGAGGTTTGATTAAAGTCGTATTTGCCACCGAAACCCTCGCAGCCGGGATTAATATGCCCGCCCGCACCACAGTCATTTCCACCCTGTCCAAGCGCACCGACAAGGGACACCGACTGCTAAACGCTTCAGAATTCCTGCAAATGGCCGGTCGGGCAGGTCGCCGGGGTATGGACGAGCTGGGGCACGTGGTCGCAGTTCAGACCCGCTTTGAAGGCGCAAAAGAAGCCTCTTATTTGGCAACAGCCAAGGCTGACCCCCTCGCCAGTCAGTTTACCCCCAGCTACGGCATGGTGCTGAATTTACTGCAAACTCACACTCTAGAAGAAGCTCAAGAGTTGGTAGAGCGCAGTTTTGGTCAATATCTATCAACTTTGTACTTGCAGCCGCAGCAAGCAGAATTAGACAAGTTGCAAGCAGAATTGGCAGTGCTCGAAGAGTCGCTCGCAGCCGGAGGTAATGTCTCTACCCTGGAAAAAGAACTCGCCCATTACGAAAAATTGCAGGGAAGGCTCAAAGAAGACAAACGTTTGCTGAAAACTTTATTGCAGCAAGCAGAAGAAGCCCGAATTAAAGAGATGTCCGTGGCTGTGGCTTTTGCAGTCCTCGGTACGGTTCTGAGTCTGAAGGGTAAACACGTCCCGACAGCCAAACGATCGCACACAACCCCCGTTCCCGCCGTACTGGTTGCCAAAATCCCTGGTTCGGGCCAAGCACCAAATTTGGTGTGCTTGGGCAAAGATAACCGCTGGTATGTCGTCGCCATTAGCGATGTCGCCAGCCTGCACGCCCAAATGCCCCGCTTGAGCGTCGCAGATACCCTGAACCCGCCGCCGGAAATGACCCTGAGACTCGGCCAGTGCCGCTTGGGAAGTGAAGAAACTATCGCAGTTGCTCAATCGATTCCAGAATTGCCCGCGCCGGAACCGAGCCCGGAGGCGATCGAGCAACTGCAAAAAATCGAGGCCCTAGAAGCTAAACTAGAAATTCACCCTGTTCTAGAATGGGGCAATCCCGGTACTTTGCTCAAGCGCCAGCGCCGCGGCGAAGAATTGAAAAAAGAAATCCGCAAAGCCGAACAAGACTTAGAAAAGCAGCGAGCTCGCTACTGGGAGCAATTTCTCAATTTAATTGACATCTTGCTCAATTTCGGTTGCTTGGAAAGAGTAGTTTCTCCAGATGTGAACCGAGATGAATCCTCCGACAGGTTGGTACCCACAATCTTGGGCCAAGCTTGCGCCGCCATTCGCGGCGATAACGAACTGTGGCTGGGTTTGTCCCTAATGTCTGCGGAATTTGACGAACTCGACCCCCACCACCTAGCTGCTGCTTGCGCGGCCTTGGTGACAGAAGTTTCCCGCCCTGATAGTTGGACTCACTACTCGCTGTCGCCGGAAGTTTTGGCACCTTTGGACAATCTGCAAAAAGGCCTCCGCCGCCGCTTGTTTCAAGTGCAGTACCGCCACGAAGCTGCCATCCCGATTTGGCTGGAACGCGATTTGGTAACTTTGGTGGAACAGTGGGCTCTGGGCGTGGAATGGTTGGAACTCATTAGCCATACCAGTCTGGATGAAGGCGATGTGGTGCGGATTTTGCGCCGGACTTTGGATTTCTTGTCTCAGATTCCTCATGTTCCTCACGTGGCGGATTCTTTGCGCCGAAATGCTTGTCGGGCGATGCAGTTGATCGATCGATTCCCGGTAAACGAAGCCGCAACTCAGTAA